atcaaacaagGAACTGCCATTTGCAGACGTCCTTTTGCACACGCCCCCTGGAGTCCTTTGGGCAAAGAACGAAATTGTGAGGTCGACTGAGGCCCAAAACAGGTCGAATGCGAGCAAGTGCCGTTAAAACTTAATTAGCTGTTTTTAGGTTTTCGAGAGGAAGAGGGTCAGTGGGTTTCAGCCTCCTACTGCGTGTGCCGCAGGACAATCGTCCCGAGGGACGATGTTCTTCCAGGGTTCCTGTGGCCCGGTTTTCCCGTTTTGTTTACACTTGCTGATTGTGGTCGATGTCTTGCGTtctgtttgtctgttttggtttcgatTCAATTGGATTGTATTTGGATACTGTTGATACTGTCGATGCGACTCGCATGCCGCTATATGAAAGGGCTGATCCCCTGGCGTCGCCTTGGGACcagcttaatttattttattgataacAAATTATGTCTTGCGGCACTGCAGCGAAGCTGCATCAATATCAATGTCAGATTACCAGTCTAACAATTTTATTAGCCAAGAATCGTCGCTGACTCGGATCATTGTCGCTAGCTGGGatacccttttttttgtggtacTATAACATATGTATAAAGGTCACACAGAACATTAGGTTCATTATTTGAATATTACAACTATTTCActaacagaaaaataatagTAGTTCGatttaaaaatagtaattGTGAATAATTTTCCATGTTCTATTAAATAATGTTGATATTCAGGCAAATTTGTGTAATTGTTATGCTAATATATAATGGAAAATTACTTATTATTACCCTTTTTCAAGGCCAAATGCAGAAATAGATGCCGCGTAAGGGTATCCACGAGTAGCAGGAGTCCACGCCTGCTCATTTATTTGGATAGCCCGATTAATTATACGTTTTGTGGCGGACTGGTCTTGCTCCAGTCTCGCCTGGGATCCGCATCGTCTGGGTTAGTTAACAATTATTAATTGGCCGTAACATTTATCATAACTCTTTTGGGGCTCATTCTCTGGAGGAATATATGCAAATGACCTCTTGACATTCGTTTGTGATCTGGTAGAACATTTTCCAAACTCCATTTAATAGATGAAACGAGATAACTTTGACGGTCCGATCTCCGCTCAGATAACTTGATATGGGAGATGAAAAATCGAAGATAGCTTAGCGTTGGGACGACTGCTGAACTGAGCGGCGGAaatgaaagtggaaaatgtcAGAGCATTATTCAAACAAATCATTATGTTGATGGGGAGCTTAGTTGATTCTGGCCTTTTGCGCCGGCTGTCGGCGAGGACAATGGGCTTCGATGTCCTGGCCAGTTTTAAGATGAAATGAGCTTGACAATTTGTGAACCATTGCATTCGGGCCCGTGTCAAAGGACCTTTTCACCGGTTTTTCCTGACCATCCTCCCGCTGCGAGGATGCAATTTGCCTTCGGCCAAGCCAGCTGGAGGTCCTCAATTTTGGAACGAGCCTGTTCCGGCAGAACTCCTCCGTCTTCTTGTTGGTGCTCACGCCAAATTAGTGGCTTGTGCTATCAAATAGTTCTGCCCTGTCATTGAGGCAGCTGCACTCCGCTTCCAGTTGCGATCTCATTTGGCCAACTCAGCTCCATCTCaatctccatcttcatctccagctccagctcctgctcctttcTCCTCCACCTCTTTGGGCCGCTCATTAGTTATGATTTAGTGTGCGCATAAACAAAGTTATTAAATTTCCATCCACGCTCCGCCAAACTACTAAATTGTCTACCCCGAAGTTGTGTagtcataaaaattaaaaccataaattaaatgaatatttatttactgcgCTCCGGCATTGCCCCGCTCACTCCTGTTTCGACCAGGCCAAAAGATGCTTGCCAGGAAtgccaaaaggcaaacagaaatttaattaacgcTTCTGTGTACATGTAACTACGCTCAGCGGGGTGAAGGAGGTGGCGTCGGCGTAACTGGCGTTGCGCATCCCAGGAGTAAAAGGGGTGGTGGGtgtgagtttgagtttggcgGTGAATTGGGGCGTGGCACAACTCTCCGTTCGCAAGAGCGCTCATTTCTATGAGCCATAATTAACGATTAATTAAAAGTACCGACTGAGCAACCCACAAGCAGCGAGAATAAAAAGAGTTTGTTGCAATCACAACCTTGTACGCccataaattttaatgttgGGTTCCAAATTGGAACATTCTCCGAAAGAGAAAACTTTGAGGTCTTTTTTCGCCTATTAACGAATTTAATATATTCCTAGAAACATGGCAGCAAGAAAAGCCTCAAAGTGGTAAAAAAATTGTcatatttcacaatttttagAAGCattttatagaaaataattaaacatttctGCTAAGTTTGACAATTTTCGAAAATAGGGAGTACCCATATACctattaaatatgtttaatgcCAGTAAATAAATTTGGAACTGAATGTTGAGGCACTAAGCTTTACCGTTCGATCCtgttaataattattattgatttctGAGATAAAGCAAGTACGTTTTTGgcaatacaaataatatatGTGTTGGtatcatatgtatgtaatgtATAGTATGCTAAGAAATAGTTTAGATACAAATTAGCTtgatcaaatattttaaataggaATGATGGGCTTTTTGTGTGCattgtgtttttattatcCTGCATCTAAACGAAAACAGCAATTAGTCTTGCTTCCCTCAATTTGGAGGACATGTCGGGCAAAAAAATGCAGCTCACCCCGAAAAACTGTTTTCCAAAACATGTCaatcctttttgttttttacaacAAAGTCAGGACATGACCcgtaatgaaaattaaactatttaacCAGAAGTGGTCACCGTAATTGGCTCAAAAGAGTTAAGGCTTGGCCAACTGTAACGCCTACCTAAATCTGAGAGAGATACCCATACGGATTACAAGCTGAACCAAGCCCGGATCCTAGACAGGTAAGACGAGGTGCTCGGGCAGGACCAACGCCCACCATAACAACTTGACTCGGACAACGGCATAATTTATGCCTGCCAAAAGTGGCTGATGGCCGAGGAAACTTCGGACAAACGGGGACATTCGCAGCCacaattcaaatgaaaatccCTACCGGGATGGCTCGTAAATCGCAGATTCCGGCCGGAAAATTGACTGACTGCTTGACTTGGCAGTGGGCCTACCTGCGAATGCAAACTGCGAGCTGGAACTGATCATAAATTCCGTCCAAGGTCTCATGGTTTCCGATCCCGatcgcatttgttttttgcagTTCAATGGAAAACGCATTGCGGAAAAAGGATGTGAGCCTGGATAGCGAGAAGGTCAGACCCTCACCTTGGTGTTTATGgcatgtaaatatttatagctgACATGACCTTGTCAGGCGTGTCCTCCGTTCCGCACTTCTCCCGACACGTACCTTTTTTATGATTCATCCGAAACCTAAGTGCCGTGTCCGCTCGCCGCCGAAATATTTATAGGGCATATAATTTTTcatgattttcattttccttccTTCGTTCTGGAGATTCTCGAAGCGATTTGTGggctggatgtggatgtgctgccttgttccggtgtcttcatGACGTGGTCGTAAAAAAATTGACTTTTCTAAGCTGTCTCAGTTCTCTTATCCCTGTACTACCTTCCTAGGCATCGACAGTGTATCACGCCCAGGATTACGGACTCTGATGTCCTCCCCTTTTTTGAGATTCGCAAGTTTCCTTTTCGGAATTGGCCAAGGTCTTCCTACCTGTCTGTTTTATTGGGTGTGCAACGGGAAGTGGGCAGTGGGTGGTTGAGGTTGCGGGTGGAGCGTGCTCTCCACGTGCTGGAATGAGAAGGAGGACCTCGTCGACTTTCCATAGTTTTGCAAACTATTTCAAAATTATAACCAGAGACGTTATCCTTAGATTCAATGGTATACTCACTTAATCGGATATGAACTGAGGCCCAAGTGGTAATAGACATTTCTTGAAACTAATAACTGAAGTGTGTTACAAGGTAATTATGTTTTCATTACACAAATAATTCTTAGATATAGGCTTCATTCAATTTTTAGCATTTATTTTCTGCGGATTTGACAAgagtaattaatttttatatattcctGAATACTATTTACTTCTATTGGTTAAAGCAACTTTATCGGCACAGAAATAATAAAGGGAAATCACGAGGAAAACCAGTTGGACAGGAAACTCCCACGCTCCCACTTCACTCCTTTGACACCACTCCCTGGGCATTCACTCTGAGTTTCCGGCAcggaactggaactggaatcTTGAGTCTCGACTCTTGAGACCCTGGATGTCTGATGCGAAACCCATGCGAAAGACCAGTACAGTGCTCACCCCTGTGATCGCTGCATGTGCCGAAGGCGTCCACGCCAGGTTAcggttttattttgatttcggCTTCGACTCTGATGATTCCGTGTCCGTTCCCATGACACGAGGCCGTTTCCCCAGGTCAACGCCCACCGGTTGGTTGCCCACTTGGTTGTGGCCAAGCGGATTAGGCGCAGCCGAGGGTTGAGTTCGCTGCTTTTGGGGGTGAAATCTACACGAATATGAATATTAACACGACGAATGGCAAATacctaaataaataacaagcTATTTGGTATATGCACCTATTTTGACAATGATGGCAGAacatatttacaatatttaaagTCTTTCTGCATTGGAAAGTGGATTTTTGGCCTAATCCAAAATGAAGCACTTGAATAGCCGACAACAGAAGCCGCAGCCTGCTGGGCAAGCTTGCATTGTGTTTATCtaggtattttaaatttttaattttcggtTGCTATCCCCCGAGATTGTTTTTCTTTCCGCCACTCCGTTTTTTGGTATTAAGAAGTTTATTCCATTTTCAAGTGGCTCACAAAGCATTATTTATGTGAGTGGAGTGGTTATATGGCGTGCAATAGAAGTCCACTTCAGCCGACTTCTGACTTCTCCATTTGCAGCCCATCACCTGCTCCTCTGCTCCACCACTGCGACTCCGTCCCCATCTTCCACATCCATCCTCGATGTGGAGCAATGGCTTCATTTCGAGTGACACTTTTCGCTGCAGCTCTGCGGGACTGGGAGCCCCTGGTCTTGCCCTCGTCCCCAAAAGGCATTGGGGTCGGCATGACACTCGGACGACTGTGGACTGTCGATTgccgtttgctgtttgctgatTGCCGCCGAGTTGTTTTGACAATTTAATAGTCGAACCTCTTGGTGGAGACTCTTTATGTCACAATTTGCACCAATACAATATGCGacgttttaattataaatgagATTAACTTGACCAAAACAAGGTATTTAGCAAGGAATGACATTAAAACcttatgtttaaattaaaaaaattccGAATAAGACTTGGTTTAACCCTGGGTACGTAATGGCACTATTTCCATAAAATTAGAAATTTTTACTCTAGaatccttttactctacaagtaacgggtataataattgGCAAAAATGAACtatgttttaattgcaatatATTCGGTATCAGTATAAGCATTGATtctaatttattaattagaaattcatgctttaataaatatgttataaaataattaatattaataaaaatgaattttttttatatctatcctaattcaatttcatattttattattagtgtATTGAGAGCTAAAGAGATTGGTACTTTTCTGCCcacaattaaattaagttatCTACAGATGAGAATTACGgaatttctataatttttggTAATTGGAACTGCTTTTTTTGCGTCGCACAGTTTTTGAGTTGTATATAGGAAAACTTAAAATAtcacaaatcaaattattttgtatacaaataaattaagagaTTTTCGCCTCATCTAGTCGAAATATCACTTTACAGTCTGCCGCTTTTTGGGGCTTTTAACACTCAGCGGAATCCAATCAAGTCAATCAAGATTATGTATTGACTCGACTACTGCTTATTGAAAATTCCATAAATTAGCAAATGAAAAACAGGCGCTAATGAAATCTCGAACGTCTTTATGGCGCAATCTAAACAAAGCGGCTATACATTTCTGATGTCGGAGCGTGGAATGTGCTTAATAtcattaaaatcaataaaataaacaactaATTTGATAAGCTGACAGCTGGGCGATACGAAGTGGCGGGTCATTCGTCTGCCGTGACAATGAGGAGCGGGCTGGAAAATGCATACCCGCAAGCTTTCAATTGGCTACCCGTCGGTCCAATCAGCTTTTGGGACCCCTGCACAGGCGCATGTAGCGCGCAGTCgacccaccacccactggccAACCGCAGTGGGTGTTAATTTCCCGAAACCAGTTTGAAGAGCAAGAGGGCGCTATGCTCGGGTGGGCTCCAATTGGACTGAGTGCGGAGGGCGCAGACTGTGTACTCTTCTAACCGATTCTCGAGCATGCGAGGAGGCGGCCATTTTCTTGGAGTTTTCTCGCTCGCACCAACAACCCTGGCCTATCCGATAGAGTGGTGGCTTGTGCGAAACACACCATGGTAAGCGCAATTCACCACACGCACGGCATACGGCTGGCCTGCTCGCACTCGTGCTATCCTCAACCTCTAGTCATTTTGCATCGTCAATAGGTCGTTcccactcgcacacacgcGATCGGCGCCAGATATTTTCACGAGGCAACAGCAGCGAGTTAGAATTTCAGGAGCATTTCAGTCCTGCTGCGCATCTTGAAACGTCAAGTCTTGGCATTCGGTTAGCGTCAAGTCTTGCTGCGATTCGAACGCCCCCAGAAACGCATCGCGCGCGAGTGCATTACGTAAATAAGTATTAAGTCGCATGCGAAATATTTAAGAGCGAAACAAGCGCACAGTATATACAGCTAAGTGAGGTGACCTCAGTGCGTGATGGGCTCGTATGCCTAGCAAATCACCAGTGCGAATCGAAAACTTGTAGTACAGTTCTTCTTAACTAAATTATAactaaaaacataaaaactaGCACCAAACACTGTAAACATGATGATGAACGCCTTCATTGAGCCGGCTCAGCATCACCTAGCTAGCTACGGGCTGCGAATGTCGCCCAACACCACCgctagcaacagcaacaccaacgcgcagcaacaacagcagcaacagctcgAGATgacccaacagcagcagcagcagcaacagcaacagcatcaggATCAGGAATCCGCAGCTGCCACGGCTGCAGCCTACCAGAACTCCGGATACGGACACTTTAACAGCTACGCCTCCCGGGACTTTCTGCTGGGCAGGAGAGAGGGCGATTACGGAGTGGCTGGATCCGCCGGACAGGCATCCGCTGCAGCGGACTCCATGCTCTTCTCCGGCTTTCCCGCCCAAGCGGCGGAGCTGGGCTCAGGATTCGGACAGCACCCCTtccacaaccaccaccaccaccaccaccagatGCGAATGGGCATGGCGGATGCCTACGCCGCCGGCCACCCGTACAACCATCACGGCAACTTCCCGACGGCGGCTGTGCACCACCCAGTCGTGCACCACCCCTCTCACCACGCCATGTCTGCGATGCACCCGGCCGGAGCCGGGGCCTTCCTGCGTTACATGCGCCATCAGCCGGCCTCATCCGCCTCTAGCGTGAAGCAGGAGATGCAGTGCCTCTGGATAGACCCCGACCAGCCGGGCCTGGTGCCCCCGGGCGGCAGAAAGACGTGCAACAAGGTCTTCCACTCGATGCACGAAATTGTGACCCACCTAACCGTTGAGCACGTGGGCGGACCCGAGTGCACCACCCACGCCTGCTTCTGGGTGGGCTGCTCCCGCAACGGACGCCCTTTCAAGGCCAAGTACAAGCTGGTCAACCACATCCGCGTCCACACCGGCGAGAAACCATTCGCATGCCCGCACCCAGGGTGCGGCAAGGTCTTCGCCCGGAGCGAAAACCTCAAGATCCACAAGCGAACGCATACGGGTAAGTACGGCGGATTCCGGCATTCCGCTCTCTATTCAATCTAGACAATCTACGGGGTACAAAACCTAGTGAAATGTAAGCTGCGGTGGAGATGGATTAAATCAACTTATTCACTGCTGTGACTTTCTAGAAAGACTTTAAGTCTTTAGGTGGGAAGTCTTTAAGTCAGATTTAGTGtttctatttgtatttattatttccattttgatAAGTACTTAATACTAATAGAAAGTCTAATCTTTATGCGGATTCTAACCATTTATTATCAGATTAGCACATGGTAGGGCTGGAAATTCATGATACTCTCCTTGTGTAGGTATGGGCATAACCCTTGCTTGACTGGGCAAATCCCGCACGTTGTCGAGGTGGGCGTGTTGCCGCCGGCAAAAGTCGGTGCAACGCCCACTACCTGGCTTAACCCGGTCGGTCGGGCCATCTTTTATGACACCTGTATAACCTGCACAACCTGCGTCTAAAGCCTTTCCTCGCCCAGAAAGTCCCTCAAGGGTGTTGTCCTTACGGCAAGGATTACTCTTCGGCTTTAGATTGACTTCGACTTTAGCTCTTAGTATTTCCCTAAGCCTGCGAACAGCTCTTGACTTTGCATTTTGCTGCAAATGTAGTTTAATAGAAAAATGTAGTTCAGGAACTCCTTGATTTTTAGACTTTAATTCTTTACTGTGTCTTCAGATGTTTGCATTTCGATGAAAAAAAATGCTTGAAATTTTCAATCCCGCTAGCTAAGTaacaggtatctgatagttGAGGAACCGATAAGCACTACATTTTTATTAGgcttttcattattttttatgcaaattcttactacattttttttcttatatcCATCATTAATCATGCATTTTCTCTTTTAAATGTCTCATAGCCTCAActctttttaaaaacataatcAGAAACAAGTGGTCGTGCTTTAATGCTTTTTGTCAGAggtttaaaaatacaatttctgCGGTATAGTCGTGATCTATGAGAAATCGAACTGTAAAGCCAGAAACGAAGCTTAACTCAAATTAATGACTTTGATTCCAGTGGCTGGTGAGCTTGTTCCATTGAAATTTATGGCTGAGCATGTAGGGCTCATTAGAAGCGGCAAAACACAgccattaaaatcaattaacaaGGGGAAGTTGGGAAATCGGACACGAAAACATAGAACAAAGTTTCGCATAATTGGTGAAAACTGCGCCACTCAATTCAATAAACCTTACAGTAAACATCGATTGGTCCTGGATTATCCTTGACTGGGGTCGGCCTTCGCTTAATAAACTGAAAATTGAAGAAGAGAAAACCATATTCCAAAATATCcagaaaatgtatattttgttgCTTTAATGTTCGGGCATTTTTTGGttgctttttcatttttattattttgttttgagtgGGCTTTAACAGCTTTTTCTGGATATTAGTTGGCtgcataattttaaattgaatttaaataagaCGTAGGTACCCCTTTTTGCATCATATTcataaatcacaaaaataGCCGCACAAAAAAGCTATTTCTGTAAATCTGTTCGGACAACAGTATTTTCTTTTGCACACTCATCATAAAGTGATTAAAATgtttcgatttgattttgaGACGCCGCCatattgttttcaatttcggAACAATCATGTGGCATTATAATGATCTAAGGGCCGCTGTGAGTCGGTGGCTGGCTGTATGATGATATTTTTGACtaatttcatatttctttTCTCCGCCGTGATGCAGCAGAAAAGACCGTTTCAGGGCCCCTGACTGatttgtgtgttgttgtgtgtCTATGATTGGTTGACCTGACTACAAATTGCCGCAGATAGACAGCATATTGATTAGCTTTCAAGTGGCCGGCGCACAACTTCATTACGAATCGGGATCGGGCTGGGATCAGGGCCTTTAACCTTTCCGTGGGACTCTCAGACACTTGAAGTACTATTCGCTGCGCTGCactgcataaatcaaaaattcaatCAGCATCGCTGGCTGAACTAAATGTCCCTTGGCACTGGTACtggtgtttgtttttattgcattgACATCGACACcagggaaaacaaacaaacacacaatcTCTAGCACTGTGTTGACACGTGTCAAAACTTCCGTTTGAAATGGCTCGGAAATGCTTCCGAGGCACTTGGCACTTCGTGCTGGCCCTCTCAAAAAAGCCATCAGCCATCGAAGCCCGAAATTGGGGTAACTCTCGCCGGATTACTGGACGCATTCGCACACATTCCACTCCACTCCTCtagctttattttatttgcgctGCGATTGTTTCTGCGCTGTTCTCTTTGGGTTCTTCGCCATGCTACATTAAGCTTTTGATTTAGATTATGCAAAGGTTATTTACGACCTGGGTCGTAAAGGGTCGAGCTTAGTTGGATAAGTGGGGGAGTAAAACGGAGCAGGGCAGTCAAGTATGTGTTTATGAATCCGATATCAACAGCCGATATAGATCTGCCCCAAGTGTTGCCACTAAAGCAGCTCGAACTGATCGAAGGGGTCAATACACCGCGGCAGAAGTTGTGAAATAACTCTCAGGCAAATGGTAAAATTGTTAGTGCTGGTGCATATTCGTGAAGTTAGTGGTAGTTAGGTAGGTAgtcaatgtaattaaaatttcataatgTAAGGAttatacaattaaatattgtaacaTCTGATAATTGATATTAACCTATTATATGTACTTTTTTATATCTCTTATTgtcaaattattttaaacagaGATTATATTACTGTGTTTTACTACTAGTTACTAAGTTTTAAAACACATTCGAATCAAACGATATATGAGTAATGTAGCTCGCCAACATAAAACCATTTGCTTTATCCTGTGGGAAAATTCCTTTTAGAATCTAGATCCCAATCTGATAAAAACCTCCAGCGACTATGTCtctttttttgtcttttttttttcgttttttttgtttcttttccaTCGTTTCTTCCAGTGACTGCGTTGTGTTAACTTTTGCACTTGTCACCGTCACCATCTGTAATTTTGTCCAGCCTCCTGTCCATCCTGTATCGCCCCGTCCAGCACCAGACTCCGGAACTCTGGAACTCGGAAAAAAAACCGGCAAACAATCAAGGTTTGTCTGCTCTGTAgccgtttttgttgtttgcggCTCTGTTGACCGGCCCGAGGACCGAGAGTCTGTGTGTCTGGATAGATGGCGTTTATCACGCTGTGCGGTTTGCACACATATAGCCATCTTTTACACGATTCTTTCAACTCCACTCCGCTCCGCTCCGCCCGGCGGACCACAAACAACTTTATTCATTAACACCTACAACGGCCACAGGATCCGACTGCCACAAGAGCATTCAACAACTTTGTGGTTAGTTTTTATTCGTAGCCCCTCGATCCACTCTTTTCAAGCTCATTAAGCTGCTGCCGACCACCTCCAAGCTAACCC
This genomic stretch from Drosophila yakuba strain Tai18E2 chromosome 3R, Prin_Dyak_Tai18E2_2.1, whole genome shotgun sequence harbors:
- the LOC6535337 gene encoding pair-rule protein odd-paired, with product MMMNAFIEPAQHHLASYGLRMSPNTTASNSNTNAQQQQQQQLEMTQQQQQQQQQQHQDQESAAATAAAYQNSGYGHFNSYASRDFLLGRREGDYGVAGSAGQASAAADSMLFSGFPAQAAELGSGFGQHPFHNHHHHHHQMRMGMADAYAAGHPYNHHGNFPTAAVHHPVVHHPSHHAMSAMHPAGAGAFLRYMRHQPASSASSVKQEMQCLWIDPDQPGLVPPGGRKTCNKVFHSMHEIVTHLTVEHVGGPECTTHACFWVGCSRNGRPFKAKYKLVNHIRVHTGEKPFACPHPGCGKVFARSENLKIHKRTHTGEKPFKCEHEGCDRRFANSSDRKKHSHVHTSDKPYNCRINGCDKSYTHPSSLRKHMKVHGNVDEKSPSHGYDSEGEESSSSSIITGGAQTPPSTRMDGSAGSSSGVSSLSGGSGIKSSPHSIKSEPNPMHSVHLGASSSGSSSTASSSASHLLQQQQQQQQQQQHQQQSQQQQLLTHPSDPKSSPALQLMAASASAYLPPPLGPPPSHHHPHHHQAAPSPGGATASASMLHHNHHLLYHPAAQHHPPSDWYHTTAPSGSAEAMNPLNHFGHHHHHHHLMHPGAATAY